A stretch of DNA from Flavobacteriaceae bacterium MAR_2009_75:
GTTTTTAACGCATCAATCAGATCTTTATTATACCTTTTGGTTTCGGGCAATTGCAAGTATTTATGGTAAATGGTGTTATTCTTCACCTGCTTGGCTATACGTACCAATCTAGGGGTGTAGCGATATTCAAATTGCTTGAGGGTCAAAGTCTTTTCTCCAGTAGCCATATCGGTGGCCCCTTTTTTCCAATATATTTCTTCGTATAGTTCTTCTATTGTATTTTTTACCGACAACTGCTCTCTTTTAGAATGGTGCACCAAATTTTCTAACGGAGTGGAATATATTTCGATCATTCGAAATTGAGCCGATTGAAAACCACTTGCTGGCAATAAAGCCATTCTATATTGCAAGAATTGCTGCCGCTCCATACCCTTTATCATTATACTAAAAGAAGAAATAAGAACCTTATAATAGCTATTTATTCTTCTCACCTTTTCAATAAAAAAATCAAGGTTTTGCGACTTATCATCTACCAACTGTTTCTGTTCATGAAGAATCAGTTTAAAATAAAGCTCGGTAATCTGATGATACATGATGAAGATTTCCTCATCGGGGAAATAAGTTCTTGGTTGCTGAAGACTTAATAATGTATCAAGATTAATATAGTCCCAATAGGTAAGGTATCTTTGATGAAGAAGACCGTCGAGATAAGAGCTTAAATCTTGGCCAGAATCTTTATATTTTTCCTCAAGCTTTGAAATTTGTGCACCTATCCGCTCTTTATCCTTCATTTACTTTAATCCATTATAATTTTGAACTGGTGCTTTAGCCCGTTATACCCATCAAGATCCGCTTTAATAGCACCGACCGCCAAGTCTGCCTGAATTCGAATAGGAATTCTATTTTTATCAGCTGAAACCCAAAGAGAAAGACTTTCTTTTTCTTTAAAAACACGACCTGACTGCACCAGGGGCCTAAATTTATAACATTCTACTTTACCGAACTTGGTTTTAAGTACTTCAGTACCCAAATATTTCAACTGAAAGTTGAATATACCATCATCGTCGTATAACATTTTCAATTTTACCGCTTCGCCTTTTACTAATTCATCGGGGTCGTAGTTGTTTCTCAAATAATAAAAAGCTGATATTAAATCTTGAACACCGTCTTGAAGTTCAAAATTATATTTTTTCTTGTTCTTTTTATCATTCAATACCGCAGTATCTTTTTCGTGGTCAAAGTTGATTTCGATATCCTTGGTATATCCTCCTTCATCAATATTGCGTATGAATTTGTAAGGCTTGCCGTCGCTTTTACCGAAATAACTTTCGTAAGTATCATCGACCTTGAAAAAGAGACTGGCCAAACCTGTAGTTTGGCCTTTGCCCACCACATGGTAAACGGGCACATCGTTAATTTTATCAGATTTTAAATGAAGTGTGGCATAACTAGCATTCAAAAAGCCATAGTGCATTCTAAATTTCAACCATTCCCCTGGCTCAAAAGTCGAACTTTCATATTGGGCCTGAACAATAAAGCCAAATAATAGCATAAGTATTGTAAAGACCTTTTTCATAGCTTTTATTTTAATGGTAAAATTAAAAAATGCCAAGTGGATTAGTTTAGGATTACAATAACTTAAACAAAATTTATTCCAAAGTATTGTCTGACTTTAAAACCTGAGTTATTAAGGAAGGAAAGTTAATCAAAAAAAAAGCCCCAACATTACTGTCAGGGCTTTTCCTAAATAACCAACCAAACTTTAAATTATGAAAAACCAATACTTAAAGTTGTAAGGGAACCACCCCTTACACCAACAAATTTACTGCTTACTTTCAGACCACCAACGTATTTAACTTACTTTAACTATTACGTTAACAGTAATTTTTACTTACAAATGTAAAATTGGCGATTTCTTAAGAAATACCGTTATTATGGGCACAAAGAACTAATCGGCCTGAGTATATTCCTACACAACAAAGCAGTTCTATTACCACAATGTTATTTTTTCAATTTCTCTTAGTTTTTAAAGAGTGCCTCTTGATTCTTGCTCTCTCTCAATCGCTTCGAACAGCGCTTTAAAATTACCTTTACCAAACGATTTAGCACCCTTTCTCTGTATTATCTCTATGAACATAGTAGGCCGATCGAGAATAGGTTTGGTAAAAATCTGAAGTAGATAGCCTTCATCATCCCTGTCTATTAGAATACCTAATTCACTCAGCGGGGATAACTCTTCGTCTATTTCACCCACGCGATCGAGCACATCATCATAATAACTTGATGGAACGGTCAAAAATTCTACTCCTCGATTTTTTAATGAAGTTACAGTTTCAATGATATTATCTGTAGCTAGCGCCATATGCTGTACTCCTGCACCATTATAGAATTCGATATATTCCTCTATTTGAGATTTTTTACGGCCGTCGGCAGGTTCGTTTATAGGAAACTTAATCCTACCATTACCATTGCTCATAACTTTACTCATGAGAGCGGTATACTCTGTAGATATATCTTTGTCATCGAAAGATACAAGTTGGGCAAAACCCATTACTTTGGCATAGAACTCGCACCATTTGTTCATTTCGTTCCAACCTACGTTACCAACGATATGATCCACATACTTAAGGCCACTTGAAGACGGTTGATAATGCGGTTGCCAGGCACGAAAACCAGGCATAAATACACCCTTGTAATCTTTACGCTCTACAAATACGTGAACTGTTTCGCCATAGGTATGAATTCCGGAAAGTACCACTTCACCATCGTCATCACTTATTGTTTTAGGCTCCATATAACTTTCCGCGCCCCTTTTAAGCGTTTCATTATAACTTTTGGCCGCATTATCGACCCATAAAGCAATGGTCTTCACCCCGTCGCCATGAGAATCTATATGTCTGTTTATTTCACCACCGGGTTTCAAAGGAGAGGTGAGCACCAACCTTATTTTATCTTGCTGTAATACATAAGAGACCCTGTCTTTTAAACCTGTCTCTAGCCCTGCGTAAGCGAGAGGCTGAAAGCCCCAAGCAGACATATAGTAGTGTGCTGATTGTTTGGCATTGCCCACGTATAGTTCAATATAGTCAGTGCCTAATAACGGGAGGAAATCTTCAGCTTCAAGATTCTCTTTAGGCAGGTGTAACGAGGTATTATCAAATGTTGACATAGTGTAGTTTTTGAGTGAAAATTAAATACTTGGTGGAAATCGGGAATGATCTATTATTTAGACCATACAAAAGACCGGAAAACGGTAAATGCAGTAGCAATGCCGCTACCACATGGCTCGAAGATGTGGAGTTATATCAATTCTGTATCGTAACATCTCTCACAAATATCGCAAAAATAAGTGAAACAGAAATATAAGTCTCTTAAAACCAATAACCCAGACTAAAAAAGAAATTACTGTTCTTGCCTTCAGGAGACCATGAATAATGAACTTGCAATGGGCCAAGAAAAGATTCCCAACCATAACCTAAGCCGTAACCGGAAAAACTTGGCATAGTGAACCACTCTCCCGTTCGAAAGAGATCATCTTCGACATTAGCATAATTGGCAGTGAACATAAGATGATTTTTTGGGGCAAATTCATAATCGAGACGACTATATACTTTGACAAAACTATTGCCGGGCAGCGATAAAAAGTCGTACCCAAAAAATGGTACCATATTATTGATATCGACCGTACCGTACCCCCCAAGAACAAAATCATAAGAGGTAACATTAGATGTGCCCAATTTAAAACCACCCTCGGTCTCTATATTTATCGAGAGATTCTCAAAAATTGGCACTGCCGTACCTATCTGCGCCTTGGCGACGGAGAATTCCTTGAAATTGTCATTAAAATCAGAAGAAAGTAAATAGAGGTGGAAATCACCATTAAAATAAAGCCCTCTAGAAGGGAAATATTTATCATCGTAGGTATCAAGTTTAAGCCCTCCGAATACACTATAAAAATGGCTCTTTTCAAAAAAAGTGCGTCCGTCTTGAATTCTAAAATCATTAGGGGTTTGCGCCTCTTGATTTCTACCCAATGTTCTTGTGCTAAACTTCAATAGATTATGTTCGATACCCGTTCTAAATGAAAATTCTTCACGCAGCACTGTCTCAATATAAATTTGATTCATAAAATCGGTCATGTCAAGATTTATAGTACTTATGTTTGCCGATACCGGAATATCATAGTTACCCCGTATCAAATCAAAATCAATTTCCTTATTGGTTTCACGAAAACTCGAATTGATTCCGAAACTCCAATACGATCCTTTATCTACATAATATTGAAGGTTGTATCGTATGTTATCGCCAATTATAAAATCTAACGAAGTAACATCGTCACGGGTTATCAGGTTTTTCTGGGTCAAGTTTACGATAGCACCAGTTTGATAAAGATTGTCGTAATGAGCTCCTAACCTTAGAAAGGTCTTATTACGGCTTTCTATTAAATTCAATAAAAGTTCTTGGTCCGAACCCGTAGTTAAAATTTTATAATGAATAGTTTGAAAATTGCCCGTTGCGGATAAGTTACTCACCCCTTGTCTAAGTTCGTTAAATGTTGGTGCCCTATCGGTATCAAATCTCAGTTTACCCTTCACATAACCCCGAGAATAGTTTTCGCTTCCGGCAATCGTGAGCCTATCGATTTGAAGCGTATCTTGAGGCTCGACCATATTAAATTTAAACCGTTCTTTCGTATTATTTTCTCTTAATTTTTCGAGCTCACTTATTTTTTCCCGGGCCGCCTCTTCCCCTTTCTCAATTATGGTATTGAACAGGTTAAAATCAATGACCGAAATACCTGAAATATCCGGTTTTATATAAATATCGGTGAGTTCCGATTTTTCTTGCATGTCTAAGGCGGTCCGATAATTATTGATTTGCAAAAGTATCTCCGTAGCCGACAAAAGAGATTCGCGATCTTTAAGACCATATTGAACATCAACCCCTATGATAATATCCGCCCCCATTTTCTTAACCTCCATAATCGGATAATTGTTGACCACCCCTCCATCAATAAGCAGGTCTCCATCAATTTGTGCAGGAGCGAACAAAGACGGCAAGGCTCCACTGGCCATAACGGCCTCCGGCAGATAACCGCTATCTAAAAGAACCTCTTCCCCCGTCTCTACATTCGTAGCTATGCAAAGAAAAGGGATAGGCAGCTTGCTGAAATCAACTATATCTTTCACAGGATATAATAATCTTACCAGTTCATTATATATATTTTGCCCCCCCGATAGCGCTGACGGTACAGACACCTTGAATTTGTTGAAGGGCAATGTAATGGAGTACCTTTCTGAATCTTCCTTTTCATAAAAGGTTTTTGCACTTCTAGGAAGATTATCCTCTATAAGACTTGTAAAATCTATAGTTCGAAAAATTGAATCAAGTTCTACCGCCGAATAACCGGCAGCGTAGAGCGAACCAACAATTGCCCCCATACTTGTTCCCCCAATATAATCGATTTCTATACCAGCTTCTTCGATAACTTTTAAAGCCCCTATATGGGCCATACCCTTTGCCCCGCCCCCACTAAGCACAAGACCGATTCTTACATCTTTGTCACCGGAATTCTGGGCCATGCCCGAAACTCCCAACAACAGAAAAAAACATAATACGCTTATTCGAAGCATAATTCAGAAGGTATCTTAATGCTAATGAAAGGTTTCATAAATTTTTTGTGCCCTGGCCATTCCTACCGTTTTCGCCAAATTCTCGATAGACGCTTCTTTTATTCTTTTGACCGACTTAAAACTCTTCAACAAATCTTGTGCGGTCTTCTCACCTACGCCCTCGATACTTTCCAATTCAGAATTAATAGCCGCCTTGCTTCTTTTTCTTCTATGAAAAGTTATGCCGAACCTGTGCGCTTCGTTTCTTAACTGTTGAATAATTTTTAAAGACTCGGATCGCTTATCTAAATATAACGGCACGGGGTCTTCAGGAAAGTAAATTTCTTCTAACCGTTTGGCTATGCCGATTATAGCTATCTTACCTCGTAAGCCCAAAACATCTAGACTTCTTAGAGCAGAAGACAATTGACCTTTTCCGCCGTCAATCACAATTAACTGTGGTAACGGCTCATCTTCTGCCAACAGTCGTTTGTATCGCCTAAAAACCACCTCTTCCATCGATGCAAAATCATCAGGACCCTCGACCGTTTTAATATTATAATGACGGTATTCTTTCTTTGAAGGCTTTCCGTTCTTAAAAACCACACAAGCCGCAACAGGGTTTGATCCCTGAATATTACTATTATCGAAACATTCGATGTGTCGAGGCTCTTCAGACAAGCGTAAGTCTTTTTGCATTTGGGCCATTATACGGTTAGTATGCCTATCTGGGTCGACGATTTTTATTTGCTTGAATCTTTCCTGTCTAAAAAATCTAGCGTTTCTTTCCGATAAATCTAATATCTTCTTTTTATCGCCCAATTTCGGCAAACTAATTCGTAACCCCTCTTCAACCGTCACTTCAAAAGGTAGGTAAAGTTCTTTTGATTGCGAATTAAAGCGTTGTCTAATTTCAATTATAGCAAGAGTTAAAAGTTCTTCATTAGTTTCATCAAGTTTCTTTTTGATCTCTAGTGTATGCGAACGAATAATCGAGCCATGAGAGAGCTGCAAAAAATTAACATAGGCATGCGACTCATCTGATATTATCGAGAAGACATCAACATTATTGATTTTCGGATTTACAATTGTTGACTTTACTTGGTAATTTTCAAGCACTTCAACTTTATCCTTAATACTTTGAGCCTCTTCAAATCTCATCTCTTCAGCTAAAGATTTCATTTCTTTCTTGAAATACTGTAAAGAAGATTTAAAATTACCCTTTATAATTTCTCTTATATCCGCTATTTGCGCGTGATAATCGTCTGCACTCTGTTTATCTTCACATGGGCCTTTGCAATTGCCCAAATGATATTCTAAGCATACTTTATACTTTCCATTTTCTATTTTTTCTTGGGATAAATCGTAATTACAAGTGCGCAATGGATAGACACTTTTTATAAGTTCTAGCAATGTGCGTACAGTCTTCATACTTGTATAAGGTCCGTAATATTCAGACCCGTCTTTAATTAATTTTCGGGTTGGAAATATTCTAGGAAAGCGTTCATTTTTAATACATATCCACGGATATGATTTGTCGTCTTTCAACAATACATTATACCTAGGTCGATACTTTTTGATCAAGTTGTTTTCAAGTAGAAGGGCGTCAGATTCAGTTGGTACAACTATATGCTTTATACGCTTTATCTTTTTTACCATTACCCTGGTCTTGCCGTACTCATGATTTTTAGTAAAATATGAACTGACCCTTTTCTTCAGGTCTTTAGCCTTACCAACATAAAGTATTTTTTCGTCCGCGTCATAAAACTGATATACACCAGGGCTTTTAGGCAAGGTACTTAGCTGAATTTCTATGGGAACTTGGGGCATCGGCAACAACGATTATTGAAGATTGGCTTTAATGAATTGTAATAAGTTAGCGCAGTTAAATTACTATGTTTCGCTTTAAATAGGTGTGGTTTTAAACTATTTTAACTATCTCGATAGAATTGACCTGTATAAAATTCAAGCTATATGAATGATCAACAATATTATCATATCACTAAGAATTTAAATATCTTTTTTGAAGATTAGCACTTGTAAAATTTTTCAATTATGATTTTTATTAAAAAATTATTCAAACTTCACGAAAACGTTAAAATTGAATTAAAATGTGCATTTCATCGATAAAAACTTGCATTTAAAAGTGATGGTAAAATTAATTTTACTTAATTTTAAAGTATCAAAATCATTTACCGCATGGATAAGTATATAATAACCTTAGGTCTTTACCTAATCTTGATGATTTCTTTCAAGATATATTACCTTGTGAACGCAAAAGAATAAGTTCGACCTAAGTTCCCCAGATTTCTAGAGTTTGATCCTGAATCAATGCTAAAAAAAGATTTACGATCTCACTACATGACTCTTAGAGACACTGTTACCAGTGAATCTTTGTTAGACTCAAGCTTAAGCATCGCCAATCGAGTGCTTCAGTTGCCCCTATTTATTTGGCAACTAGATTACTTTCATATTTTCTTGCCTATAGTCGAAAAAAAAGAGATAGATACCTCTTTTATATTATCTATTCTTCAAGGTAAGGATAAACATGTTGTTTTGCCCAAGATGTTAGATAACCGGCAACTCACTCATTATCTTTTGACAGACGGTACTAGGCTCAAAAAAAACCAATGGAACGTATCTGAACCCCTAGATGGTATCGAAATACAGCCATCGAGCATCGATGTTATCTTTCTACCTCTATTAGCTTATGACAAAAAAGGAAATCGAGTTGGTTACGGGAAAGGGTTTTATGATGAATTTTTAGCTCAATGCAGACCTGACACTATAAAAATCGGTTTATCTCTTTTTGAGCCCGAGGAAAGAATTGATGATTTAGATGAACATGATATTCCACTTGATTATTGCGTAACCCCTGAAAATGTTTATTCATTTTCTGATGACTGATTATCATTGTCTTCACCGGTTTCATCGTCTAACTTACCAAAAGCTTTTTTATTGAAAACAATAAGTATACCGACCCCCGTACTGATGGCCATATCGGCTATATTGAAAACAGGCTCAAAAAAACGAAAATCGTTTCCGCCAAAATAGGGCACCCATTCGGGCCACGTAGTATCTATCAATGGAAAGTAAAGCATATCTACAACTTTACCGTAAAAAAAGCCTCCGTACGGCTCTTCTGAAAAAGCAGTGGCCACTTGCTGGTAACTGTCGTTAAATATCACTCCGTAAAAAACGGAATCGATAATATTACCCAAAGCACCCGCAAAGATTAAAGACACAGCTAAAATAAGAATCTTTGAACTCTGTTTTTTAATAGTGTCGTATAACCAATAACCGATACCAGCAACCGCAAAAAGTCTAAAAACTGTTAGAATTAATTTACCGACAGGCTCTGAAAGGGGTAAAAAATCGCTTAGCTTGGCACCCCAGGCTGCACCAGAATTTTCTATGAACAATATTTTGAACCAACTAAAAACCTCGATTGATTCACCGAGAACAAAATGTGTCTTTATATAAACTTTGCTTATTTGATCTATAAGAAGAACGGCAATAATAAGCAATAACGATTTTTTTAGACCCATGTTTCTTTATGGTTTGAAGTGGCAAAAATAGACATATTATTCGGTTTTTTTAACGTTGATATTGCCTGTGATACTAGTAAGATTATAATGATTACTTCCTATAGCAATTTTATCTTCATATAATTTTCCGTATTTGGTATCGGTCTTTACCTCTCCCCCTTTAGCATAAAGATTAATGGTTCCACTTTGGGTCAACACGGTCACCTCTTCACCGACTTGCCTTAATGTACAATCGCCATCACTTAGGGCAATCGACAAGTATCGATAGCTACCTGAAGCTGAAACATTGCAGCTACTCCCGTAGACCGAAGCCGATAAATACTCAGGTATCAAAACTTTTAAAAAAACGGAAACCACTTTGTGAGCACTTAATTTGTCGTTCGGGTTTTCGAAAACCGGCTGAAAAACACTACTTAAATAATAGGTATCACCCATTTGCTTAAGATTAACCAATAATTCTTTTTTATATTCCCCCTCAATTGTAGCCTCAACCGATATTTCATTACCCTCAGTAGT
This window harbors:
- a CDS encoding excinuclease ABC subunit C, encoding MPQVPIEIQLSTLPKSPGVYQFYDADEKILYVGKAKDLKKRVSSYFTKNHEYGKTRVMVKKIKRIKHIVVPTESDALLLENNLIKKYRPRYNVLLKDDKSYPWICIKNERFPRIFPTRKLIKDGSEYYGPYTSMKTVRTLLELIKSVYPLRTCNYDLSQEKIENGKYKVCLEYHLGNCKGPCEDKQSADDYHAQIADIREIIKGNFKSSLQYFKKEMKSLAEEMRFEEAQSIKDKVEVLENYQVKSTIVNPKINNVDVFSIISDESHAYVNFLQLSHGSIIRSHTLEIKKKLDETNEELLTLAIIEIRQRFNSQSKELYLPFEVTVEEGLRISLPKLGDKKKILDLSERNARFFRQERFKQIKIVDPDRHTNRIMAQMQKDLRLSEEPRHIECFDNSNIQGSNPVAACVVFKNGKPSKKEYRHYNIKTVEGPDDFASMEEVVFRRYKRLLAEDEPLPQLIVIDGGKGQLSSALRSLDVLGLRGKIAIIGIAKRLEEIYFPEDPVPLYLDKRSESLKIIQQLRNEAHRFGITFHRRKRSKAAINSELESIEGVGEKTAQDLLKSFKSVKRIKEASIENLAKTVGMARAQKIYETFH
- a CDS encoding NTE family protein — protein: MLRISVLCFFLLLGVSGMAQNSGDKDVRIGLVLSGGGAKGMAHIGALKVIEEAGIEIDYIGGTSMGAIVGSLYAAGYSAVELDSIFRTIDFTSLIEDNLPRSAKTFYEKEDSERYSITLPFNKFKVSVPSALSGGQNIYNELVRLLYPVKDIVDFSKLPIPFLCIATNVETGEEVLLDSGYLPEAVMASGALPSLFAPAQIDGDLLIDGGVVNNYPIMEVKKMGADIIIGVDVQYGLKDRESLLSATEILLQINNYRTALDMQEKSELTDIYIKPDISGISVIDFNLFNTIIEKGEEAAREKISELEKLRENNTKERFKFNMVEPQDTLQIDRLTIAGSENYSRGYVKGKLRFDTDRAPTFNELRQGVSNLSATGNFQTIHYKILTTGSDQELLLNLIESRNKTFLRLGAHYDNLYQTGAIVNLTQKNLITRDDVTSLDFIIGDNIRYNLQYYVDKGSYWSFGINSSFRETNKEIDFDLIRGNYDIPVSANISTINLDMTDFMNQIYIETVLREEFSFRTGIEHNLLKFSTRTLGRNQEAQTPNDFRIQDGRTFFEKSHFYSVFGGLKLDTYDDKYFPSRGLYFNGDFHLYLLSSDFNDNFKEFSVAKAQIGTAVPIFENLSINIETEGGFKLGTSNVTSYDFVLGGYGTVDINNMVPFFGYDFLSLPGNSFVKVYSRLDYEFAPKNHLMFTANYANVEDDLFRTGEWFTMPSFSGYGLGYGWESFLGPLQVHYSWSPEGKNSNFFFSLGYWF
- a CDS encoding 4-hydroxyphenylpyruvate dioxygenase; this translates as MSTFDNTSLHLPKENLEAEDFLPLLGTDYIELYVGNAKQSAHYYMSAWGFQPLAYAGLETGLKDRVSYVLQQDKIRLVLTSPLKPGGEINRHIDSHGDGVKTIALWVDNAAKSYNETLKRGAESYMEPKTISDDDGEVVLSGIHTYGETVHVFVERKDYKGVFMPGFRAWQPHYQPSSSGLKYVDHIVGNVGWNEMNKWCEFYAKVMGFAQLVSFDDKDISTEYTALMSKVMSNGNGRIKFPINEPADGRKKSQIEEYIEFYNGAGVQHMALATDNIIETVTSLKNRGVEFLTVPSSYYDDVLDRVGEIDEELSPLSELGILIDRDDEGYLLQIFTKPILDRPTMFIEIIQRKGAKSFGKGNFKALFEAIEREQESRGTL
- a CDS encoding tryptophan 2,3-dioxygenase, which produces MKDKERIGAQISKLEEKYKDSGQDLSSYLDGLLHQRYLTYWDYINLDTLLSLQQPRTYFPDEEIFIMYHQITELYFKLILHEQKQLVDDKSQNLDFFIEKVRRINSYYKVLISSFSIMIKGMERQQFLQYRMALLPASGFQSAQFRMIEIYSTPLENLVHHSKREQLSVKNTIEELYEEIYWKKGATDMATGEKTLTLKQFEYRYTPRLVRIAKQVKNNTIYHKYLQLPETKRYNKDLIDALKTMDVNANVNWPLMHMGSAHRYLAKDGGQVDATGGTNWKDYLPPSFQKVIFFPEIYTKQELNDWGKQWVDHIFNPEKSNN
- a CDS encoding 5-formyltetrahydrofolate cyclo-ligase, whose translation is MTLRDTVTSESLLDSSLSIANRVLQLPLFIWQLDYFHIFLPIVEKKEIDTSFILSILQGKDKHVVLPKMLDNRQLTHYLLTDGTRLKKNQWNVSEPLDGIEIQPSSIDVIFLPLLAYDKKGNRVGYGKGFYDEFLAQCRPDTIKIGLSLFEPEERIDDLDEHDIPLDYCVTPENVYSFSDD
- a CDS encoding signal peptidase II, which gives rise to MGLKKSLLLIIAVLLIDQISKVYIKTHFVLGESIEVFSWFKILFIENSGAAWGAKLSDFLPLSEPVGKLILTVFRLFAVAGIGYWLYDTIKKQSSKILILAVSLIFAGALGNIIDSVFYGVIFNDSYQQVATAFSEEPYGGFFYGKVVDMLYFPLIDTTWPEWVPYFGGNDFRFFEPVFNIADMAISTGVGILIVFNKKAFGKLDDETGEDNDNQSSENE